A DNA window from Streptomyces sp. B21-083 contains the following coding sequences:
- a CDS encoding VOC family protein, translating into MPEQTSAAPEGYTTVAPWVVTDDTGAFLDFVTQAFDGEELGRVLTEHGSVGHGEIRVGDTVVLAFDRSADWPVMPSLLRVFVADADKAFAQALAAGGRVVTAAATHAFGQRGGRVKDPFGNIWWVVSRVEDVSEEEMWKRLQDPVYADAMRVAQETFDAELSGRHHGRSSTPVRPTG; encoded by the coding sequence ATGCCCGAGCAGACCAGCGCCGCACCGGAGGGCTACACCACCGTCGCGCCCTGGGTCGTCACCGACGACACGGGGGCGTTCCTCGACTTCGTCACCCAGGCGTTCGACGGAGAGGAGTTGGGGCGGGTGCTGACGGAGCACGGCTCCGTCGGACACGGCGAGATCCGCGTCGGTGACACCGTCGTCCTTGCCTTCGACCGGAGTGCTGACTGGCCTGTCATGCCGAGTCTGCTGCGCGTGTTCGTCGCCGACGCGGACAAGGCGTTCGCGCAAGCCCTCGCCGCCGGCGGCCGCGTCGTCACCGCTGCGGCGACCCACGCCTTCGGCCAGCGCGGAGGCCGCGTCAAGGACCCCTTCGGGAACATCTGGTGGGTGGTCAGCCGCGTCGAGGACGTCTCCGAGGAGGAGATGTGGAAGCGACTGCAGGACCCCGTGTACGCCGATGCCATGCGCGTGGCCCAGGAGACGTTCGACGCCGAGCTCAGTGGTCGTCACCACGGGCGCAGCAGTACACCCGTGAGGCCAACCGGCTGA
- a CDS encoding SUKH-4 family immunity protein codes for MSTTITLTRGKPLTRVGLPAGKGQVRFGAPRTGAVRTGALRTVADSTHNSPAPLDRRPPASSLEVLRRFAAATEEMAAARGQLAFSVDGFGPRTLAETSRHLLMVFARGTSGDVLPYWKMAALIRPLARIAAAGAESGLALDLPARLLEQEFGHAKVARFEDVDFPAPLTHEPTRRFLSCTGLPEDGTHFHLDTDIPLPTLAEYRADEDDAYPATELPEAAGDLIRLGHLSGSNSLVLDGSTGTVLTWNEAEATLHRLNTDVSTLAFTLWLLRRAQTIDFDGEAGRVL; via the coding sequence ATGAGCACGACGATCACTCTGACCAGGGGCAAGCCGCTGACGCGCGTAGGACTGCCTGCCGGCAAGGGCCAGGTGAGGTTCGGCGCACCGCGCACCGGAGCAGTGCGTACCGGGGCCCTGCGGACGGTGGCGGACTCGACACACAACAGCCCCGCCCCGCTGGACCGGCGCCCGCCCGCCTCCTCGCTGGAAGTGCTGCGGCGGTTCGCGGCGGCGACGGAGGAGATGGCAGCAGCGCGAGGCCAACTGGCCTTCTCCGTAGACGGGTTCGGCCCGCGGACGCTGGCGGAGACCTCCCGGCACCTGCTGATGGTGTTCGCCCGGGGCACCAGCGGCGATGTGCTGCCGTACTGGAAGATGGCCGCCCTGATCCGCCCCCTGGCCCGGATCGCCGCCGCCGGCGCGGAGTCGGGCCTCGCCCTCGACCTGCCCGCCCGGCTCCTTGAGCAGGAGTTCGGCCACGCCAAGGTGGCCCGCTTCGAGGACGTCGACTTCCCGGCCCCGCTCACCCACGAGCCGACCCGCCGCTTCCTGAGCTGCACGGGACTCCCGGAGGACGGCACCCACTTCCACCTGGACACCGACATACCGCTGCCGACGCTCGCGGAGTACCGCGCGGACGAGGATGACGCATACCCGGCGACCGAACTCCCGGAGGCCGCAGGCGACTTGATCCGCCTGGGCCACCTGTCGGGGAGCAACAGCCTGGTCCTGGACGGCAGCACGGGCACGGTCCTCACCTGGAACGAGGCAGAGGCAACCCTGCACCGCCTCAACACGGACGTCTCGACCCTCGCCTTCACGCTGTGGCTGCTGCGCCGCGCGCAGACGATCGACTTCGACGGCGAGGCGGGCAGGGTGCTCTGA
- a CDS encoding xanthine dehydrogenase family protein molybdopterin-binding subunit, with product MSNEAATATTAADTAPDAEALPHGLGVSLPAADARAKTEGTFPYAADLWAEGLLWAAVLRSPHPHARILSIDTTHAREMPGVRAVVTHEDVPGVELHGRGRADRPMFASEVVRHHGEPIAAVAADHPDTARMAAAAVIVEYEVLDPVTDPEQAFEAEALHPDGNLIRHIPLRHGDPDAIGEIVVEGLYRIGRQDPAPIGAEAGLAVPRPDGGVELYLASTDPHADRDAAAACYGLEPERVKVVVTGVPGATADREDQGFQLPLGLLALKTGCPVKLTATREESFLGHVHRHPTLLRYRHHADADGKLVKVEAQILLDAGAYADTSGEALAAAVSFACGPYVVPNAFIEGWAVRTNNPPSGHVRGEGAMQVCAAYEAQMDKLAKKLGADPAELRLRNAMATGDVLPTGQSVTCPAPVAELLQAVRDFPLPQLPKDTPEDEWLLPGGPEGAGEPSAVRRGVGYGLGMVHMLGAEGADEVSTATVKVHDGIATVLCAAVETGQGFTTLARQIVQETLGIDEVQVAPVDTDQPPAGPGARGRHTWVSGGAVERAAKMVRTQLLQPLAHKFGMSTELLQITDGKITSYDGVLSTTVTEALDGKELWATAQCRPHPTEPLDEAGQGDAFVGLAFCAIRAVVDVDIELGSVRVVELALAQDVGRVLNPAQLAARIEAGVTQGVGIALTENLRSARGLIRHPDLTGYALPTALDAPDIRIVKLVEERDVVAPFGAKAASAVPVVTCPAAIASAVRAATGRPVNRLPIRPQAAVVTTP from the coding sequence GTGAGCAACGAAGCCGCCACCGCGACCACCGCCGCGGACACCGCCCCCGACGCGGAGGCACTCCCGCACGGCCTCGGCGTGTCGCTGCCGGCCGCCGACGCGCGCGCCAAGACGGAGGGCACGTTCCCGTACGCGGCCGACCTGTGGGCCGAGGGCCTGCTGTGGGCCGCCGTACTGCGCTCACCGCACCCGCACGCGCGCATCCTCTCCATCGACACGACCCACGCGCGGGAGATGCCCGGCGTACGGGCCGTCGTGACGCACGAGGACGTGCCGGGGGTCGAGCTGCACGGCCGCGGCAGAGCCGACCGCCCGATGTTCGCCTCAGAGGTCGTCCGCCACCACGGGGAGCCCATCGCCGCGGTCGCCGCCGACCACCCGGACACCGCGCGCATGGCGGCGGCGGCCGTCATCGTCGAGTACGAAGTACTCGACCCGGTGACCGACCCCGAGCAGGCCTTCGAGGCCGAAGCGCTGCACCCCGACGGCAACCTGATCCGGCACATCCCCCTGCGGCACGGCGACCCGGACGCGATCGGCGAGATCGTCGTGGAGGGCCTCTACCGGATCGGCCGCCAGGACCCGGCCCCCATCGGCGCCGAGGCGGGCCTTGCCGTACCGCGCCCGGACGGCGGTGTGGAGCTGTACCTCGCCTCCACGGACCCGCACGCCGACCGCGACGCCGCGGCCGCCTGCTACGGCCTGGAACCGGAACGGGTGAAAGTGGTCGTCACGGGAGTCCCCGGCGCCACCGCCGACCGCGAGGACCAGGGCTTCCAGCTCCCCCTCGGCCTGCTGGCGCTCAAAACGGGCTGCCCGGTGAAACTGACGGCGACCCGCGAAGAGTCCTTCCTGGGCCACGTCCACAGACACCCCACCCTCCTCCGCTACCGCCACCACGCGGACGCCGACGGCAAGCTCGTCAAGGTCGAGGCACAGATCCTGCTCGACGCGGGCGCGTACGCGGACACCTCCGGGGAGGCCCTCGCGGCGGCTGTCTCCTTCGCCTGCGGCCCCTACGTCGTCCCCAACGCCTTCATCGAGGGCTGGGCGGTGCGCACCAACAACCCCCCCTCGGGCCATGTGCGCGGCGAGGGCGCCATGCAGGTCTGCGCGGCCTACGAGGCCCAGATGGACAAGCTGGCGAAGAAACTGGGCGCCGACCCGGCCGAGCTGCGCCTGCGCAACGCGATGGCCACCGGAGACGTCCTCCCGACCGGCCAGTCCGTCACCTGCCCCGCGCCGGTCGCCGAACTCCTCCAGGCGGTACGGGACTTCCCGCTGCCCCAGCTGCCCAAGGACACTCCCGAGGACGAGTGGCTGCTCCCGGGCGGCCCCGAGGGCGCGGGCGAGCCGAGCGCCGTCCGCAGGGGCGTCGGCTACGGCCTGGGCATGGTCCACATGCTCGGCGCCGAGGGCGCGGACGAGGTCTCGACGGCCACCGTAAAGGTCCACGACGGCATCGCCACGGTCCTGTGCGCGGCCGTGGAGACAGGCCAGGGCTTCACCACCCTGGCCCGCCAGATCGTCCAGGAGACGCTGGGCATCGACGAGGTCCAGGTGGCCCCCGTCGACACCGACCAGCCCCCGGCGGGCCCCGGCGCCAGGGGCCGCCACACCTGGGTGTCCGGCGGCGCGGTGGAACGGGCCGCGAAAATGGTCCGCACCCAGCTCCTCCAGCCCCTGGCGCACAAGTTCGGCATGTCCACGGAGCTGCTCCAGATCACCGACGGCAAGATCACCTCGTACGACGGTGTCCTGTCGACCACGGTGACGGAGGCCCTGGACGGCAAGGAACTGTGGGCCACGGCCCAGTGCCGCCCGCATCCCACGGAACCCCTCGACGAGGCGGGCCAGGGCGACGCCTTCGTGGGCCTCGCCTTCTGCGCGATCCGCGCGGTGGTGGACGTCGACATCGAGCTCGGCTCGGTACGCGTGGTGGAACTGGCGCTGGCCCAGGACGTCGGCCGCGTCCTCAACCCGGCGCAGCTGGCGGCCCGTATCGAGGCGGGCGTCACCCAGGGCGTCGGCATCGCCCTCACGGAGAACCTGCGCTCCGCGCGCGGGCTGATCCGCCACCCCGACCTCACGGGCTACGCCCTGCCGACCGCGCTGGACGCCCCCGACATCCGCATCGTCAAGCTGGTCGAGGAGCGGGACGTGGTCGCCCCCTTCGGCGCGAAGGCGGCGAGCGCGGTACCGGTGGTGACGTGCCCGGCGGCCATCGCGTCGGCGGTACGCGCGGCGACGGGCCGCCCGGTGAACCGCCTGCCGATCCGCCCCCAGGCCGCGGTGGTGACGACACCATGA
- a CDS encoding 2Fe-2S iron-sulfur cluster-binding protein — protein MTDDQYGDDQYGDRRGSQQREQPGDQRAEGAPRGGGRWDPLPQGDYDDGATAFVKLPEGGIDAFLASVDSPLAAPGHGYVPPQIAAAPGPEDGSQGAPGAWGMPPAPPGGAQWPDPNAVPQEAAPQDGFSYDQSSTGQWAFDQGTGAPDAAAPGVPGREVTGEWRIPVAGGDLPDESGEFSTSALVEQWGGTPPATLPGGAPAPWATEGAGQPWAAGIDPEPASDGTMGAGTTYAPETGHDTERQTGGSGRTADGIGHPADVSGHAGTEAGHAADDDDHGSAEVPHDPAEGPDGPAEAAAELEAAPGPESPPEAAEEAVAGEPDADTEASGATATDEEPATEPDVADATPGLPGEEHPLASYVLRVNGSDRPVTDAWIGESLLYVLRERLGLAGAKDGCSQGECGACNVQVDGRLVASCLVPSVTAAGSEVRTVEGLATEGRPSDVQRALAKCGAVQCGFCVPGMAMTVHDLLEGNPAPTELETRQALCGNLCRCSGYRGVLEAVREVVAEREAHAADADGEDGEARIPHQAGPGGGGVNPSAFDAPGFEPARNHDSHAYDQAHGQDGGET, from the coding sequence GTGACCGACGACCAGTACGGCGACGACCAGTACGGAGACCGGCGCGGGAGTCAACAACGGGAGCAGCCCGGGGACCAGCGCGCGGAAGGCGCTCCCCGTGGCGGGGGCCGTTGGGACCCGCTGCCCCAGGGTGACTACGACGACGGTGCCACCGCTTTCGTGAAGCTCCCCGAAGGGGGCATCGACGCGTTCCTGGCCTCCGTGGACAGCCCGCTCGCCGCGCCCGGCCACGGCTACGTACCCCCGCAGATAGCTGCGGCGCCGGGGCCCGAGGACGGCTCCCAGGGTGCTCCGGGCGCGTGGGGGATGCCGCCCGCGCCCCCCGGGGGCGCCCAGTGGCCGGACCCGAACGCCGTGCCCCAGGAGGCCGCGCCGCAGGACGGGTTCAGCTACGACCAGAGTTCCACCGGCCAGTGGGCCTTCGACCAGGGAACCGGCGCGCCGGACGCCGCGGCTCCCGGAGTCCCGGGCCGCGAGGTCACCGGGGAGTGGCGGATCCCCGTCGCCGGGGGCGACCTCCCGGACGAATCGGGCGAGTTCAGTACGTCGGCGCTGGTCGAGCAGTGGGGTGGCACGCCGCCCGCCACGCTCCCTGGTGGCGCGCCCGCGCCCTGGGCGACGGAGGGAGCGGGCCAGCCCTGGGCGGCCGGAATCGACCCCGAGCCGGCATCGGACGGCACGATGGGCGCGGGGACGACGTACGCGCCCGAAACCGGGCACGATACGGAGCGCCAAACGGGCGGCTCCGGTCGTACGGCCGACGGGATCGGTCACCCGGCCGACGTATCCGGTCACGCCGGTACGGAAGCGGGTCACGCGGCCGACGATGACGATCATGGCTCCGCCGAGGTCCCGCACGACCCCGCCGAAGGGCCTGACGGCCCCGCAGAAGCCGCCGCGGAGCTCGAGGCTGCTCCCGGGCCGGAAAGCCCGCCGGAGGCCGCTGAGGAGGCCGTGGCGGGTGAGCCGGACGCGGACACCGAGGCATCCGGTGCCACGGCGACCGACGAGGAGCCCGCCACAGAGCCCGACGTCGCCGACGCGACCCCCGGACTCCCCGGCGAGGAACACCCCCTCGCCTCCTACGTGCTGCGCGTCAACGGCTCCGACCGGCCCGTCACCGACGCCTGGATCGGCGAGTCGCTGCTCTACGTACTGCGCGAGCGCCTCGGCCTCGCCGGCGCCAAGGACGGCTGCTCCCAGGGCGAGTGCGGGGCCTGCAACGTCCAGGTGGACGGACGGCTCGTCGCGTCCTGCCTGGTGCCCTCGGTCACCGCCGCCGGCAGCGAGGTGCGCACCGTCGAGGGCCTCGCCACCGAGGGCCGGCCCTCGGACGTACAGCGGGCGCTCGCCAAGTGCGGTGCCGTGCAGTGCGGTTTCTGCGTCCCCGGGATGGCGATGACCGTGCACGACCTCCTGGAGGGCAACCCCGCCCCGACCGAACTGGAGACGCGCCAGGCCCTGTGCGGCAACCTGTGCCGCTGCTCCGGCTACCGGGGCGTCCTGGAGGCGGTCCGCGAGGTCGTCGCCGAACGCGAGGCGCACGCCGCCGACGCCGACGGGGAGGACGGCGAGGCCCGCATCCCGCACCAGGCCGGACCGGGCGGAGGCGGCGTCAACCCCTCCGCGTTCGACGCCCCGGGCTTCGAACCCGCCCGCAACCACGACTCCCACGCGTATGACCAGGCTCACGGCCAGGACGGAGGCGAGACGTGA
- a CDS encoding FAD binding domain-containing protein codes for MTTHAPQAAQAVTLPASLDEAVAALAAMPTAVPVAGGTDLMATVNSGQLRPAALVGLGRISEIRGWQYQDGHALLGAGLTHARMGRPDFAALIPALAASARAAGPPQIRNAGTLGGNIATAAPTGDALPVLAALEATLIIAGPGGARREIPVSHLLAGVELLRAGELIGFVRVPLLHAPQVFLKATGRTGPGRALASVALVLDPARRGVRCAVGAIAPMPLRPLDAEQWVARLIDWDNNRTIVPEALGAFGEYVAAACIPDAVPAEDGSVPPLPPAVLHLRRTVAALARRALGRALS; via the coding sequence TTGACCACGCACGCACCGCAGGCGGCGCAGGCCGTGACGCTGCCCGCCTCGCTGGACGAGGCCGTCGCGGCGCTCGCCGCCATGCCGACGGCCGTCCCCGTGGCGGGCGGCACCGACCTCATGGCCACCGTCAATTCCGGGCAGCTCAGGCCCGCCGCACTCGTCGGCCTCGGCCGGATCAGCGAGATCCGCGGCTGGCAGTACCAGGACGGCCACGCCCTGCTCGGCGCCGGACTCACCCACGCGCGGATGGGCCGCCCCGACTTCGCCGCACTGATCCCGGCCCTGGCCGCCTCCGCGCGTGCCGCGGGCCCGCCGCAGATCCGTAACGCGGGCACCCTGGGCGGCAACATCGCGACGGCCGCCCCTACGGGGGACGCGCTTCCCGTACTGGCCGCCCTGGAGGCGACGCTGATCATCGCGGGCCCCGGTGGCGCCCGCCGGGAGATCCCGGTGTCGCACCTGCTGGCCGGCGTGGAGCTGCTGCGCGCCGGTGAACTCATCGGCTTCGTGCGCGTGCCCCTGCTGCACGCGCCCCAGGTCTTCCTGAAGGCCACCGGACGCACCGGCCCCGGGCGCGCCCTCGCGTCCGTCGCGCTCGTCCTCGACCCCGCCCGGCGCGGAGTCAGGTGCGCCGTCGGCGCCATAGCGCCGATGCCGCTGCGCCCCCTGGACGCCGAGCAGTGGGTCGCCCGGCTCATCGACTGGGACAACAACCGCACGATCGTCCCGGAGGCACTGGGTGCCTTCGGCGAGTACGTCGCCGCGGCCTGCATTCCCGACGCGGTTCCGGCCGAGGACGGCTCCGTACCACCGCTTCCGCCCGCGGTCCTGCATCTGCGGCGCACCGTCGCCGCGCTGGCCCGACGAGCACTGGGGAGGGCACTGTCGTGA
- a CDS encoding beta-N-acetylhexosaminidase, with translation MTGLVPAPRRVVAGSGEVRLSAHSRLYVGTGAEGVGHWLRTVLWQATGLPLREGRELDDTDGDGIGLQLDPELAPEEYRLVSDPSGVLIEGGSAAGVFWGAQTLRQLLGPDAYRKAPLGRDRVWGVPHITVEDSPRFRWRGLMLDVARHFMPKEGVLRYLDLMAAHKLNVFHFHLTDDQGWRVEIKRYPRLTEVGSWRARTKFGHRASPLWEEKPHGGFYTQDDIREIVAYAAERHISVVPEIDVPGHSQAAIAAYPELGNTDVIDTTSLSVWDTWGINQNVLAPTDNTLRFFEGVFEEVLGLFPGEFVHIGGDECPKDQWRQSPTAQARVHELGLVDEDGLQSWFIGHFDKWLTARGRRLIGWDEILEGGLAPGAAVSSWRGYAGGITAARAGHDVVMCPEQQVYLDHRQHEGTDEPVPIGYVRTLEDVFRFEPVPPELGPKETRHVLGTQANLWTEVMEDAGRVDYQAFPRLAAFAEVAWSALPAPATRDFADFERRMTAHYGRLDALGVGYRPPAGPRPWQQRPGVLGRPIEGTPPNV, from the coding sequence ATGACGGGTCTGGTTCCCGCGCCCCGCCGCGTCGTCGCGGGTTCCGGCGAGGTGCGGCTGTCGGCGCATTCCCGGCTCTACGTCGGCACCGGGGCTGAGGGTGTCGGTCACTGGCTGCGCACCGTCCTCTGGCAGGCCACCGGCCTGCCGCTGCGCGAGGGCCGCGAACTCGACGACACCGACGGGGACGGCATCGGGCTCCAGCTCGATCCAGAACTCGCCCCCGAGGAGTACCGCCTAGTCAGCGACCCGTCCGGCGTCCTCATCGAGGGCGGCAGCGCGGCCGGGGTCTTCTGGGGCGCCCAGACACTGCGGCAGCTGCTCGGCCCCGACGCGTACCGAAAGGCCCCGCTCGGCCGCGACCGTGTCTGGGGCGTGCCGCACATCACCGTCGAGGACAGCCCCCGCTTCCGCTGGCGCGGACTCATGCTCGACGTCGCCCGGCACTTCATGCCCAAGGAAGGCGTCCTGCGCTACCTGGACCTGATGGCGGCGCACAAACTCAACGTCTTCCACTTCCATCTGACGGACGACCAGGGCTGGCGCGTCGAGATCAAGCGGTACCCGAGGCTGACGGAGGTCGGTTCGTGGCGGGCCCGGACCAAATTCGGCCACCGTGCCTCACCGCTCTGGGAGGAGAAGCCGCACGGGGGCTTCTACACCCAGGACGACATCCGCGAGATCGTCGCCTACGCCGCCGAGCGGCATATCAGCGTGGTCCCCGAAATCGACGTACCGGGGCACTCGCAGGCCGCGATCGCCGCGTATCCGGAACTCGGCAACACAGACGTCATCGACACGACCTCCCTCTCCGTCTGGGACACCTGGGGCATCAACCAAAACGTACTCGCCCCCACTGACAACACCCTGCGCTTCTTCGAGGGCGTCTTCGAGGAAGTCCTCGGCCTGTTCCCGGGGGAGTTCGTGCACATCGGCGGTGACGAGTGCCCCAAGGACCAGTGGCGGCAGTCGCCCACCGCGCAGGCCCGGGTCCACGAACTCGGGCTCGTGGACGAGGACGGGCTGCAGTCGTGGTTCATCGGACACTTCGACAAGTGGCTCACCGCGCGCGGGCGTCGGCTCATCGGCTGGGACGAGATCCTGGAGGGCGGTCTCGCACCGGGCGCCGCCGTCTCCTCCTGGCGCGGATACGCGGGCGGCATCACTGCCGCGCGCGCGGGTCACGACGTCGTCATGTGCCCCGAACAGCAGGTGTACTTGGACCACCGTCAGCACGAGGGCACCGACGAACCCGTCCCCATCGGGTACGTCCGCACACTGGAGGATGTCTTCCGTTTCGAGCCGGTTCCCCCGGAGTTGGGCCCGAAGGAGACGCGGCACGTCCTCGGCACCCAGGCCAACCTGTGGACCGAGGTGATGGAGGACGCGGGGCGCGTGGACTACCAGGCCTTTCCTCGGCTGGCCGCCTTCGCGGAGGTCGCCTGGAGCGCCCTGCCCGCCCCCGCGACACGGGACTTCGCCGACTTCGAACGCCGGATGACCGCCCACTACGGGCGACTTGACGCCCTCGGCGTCGGTTACCGGCCGCCCGCCGGGCCACGTCCGTGGCAACAGCGGCCCGGCGTTCTCGGACGCCCGATCGAGGGAACGCCCCCGAACGTGTGA
- a CDS encoding carbohydrate ABC transporter permease, giving the protein MSGNVVQEGRGARGARGARGIRGIRGIRGIRGIRGIRGIRGIRGIRGIRGVHRFVRRPWRLAAEVSALLIAAVVAFPLYWMVLSAFKPAGEIESTEPRPWTLDPSLDSFRRVFGQQEFGRYFLNSLVVACTVVVVSALIAFLAATAVTRFRFRFRTTLLIMFLVAQMVPVEALTIPLFFLMRDFGQLNTLGALILPHIAFSLPFAIWMLRGFVKAVPEALEEAAYIDGASRSRFLWQILFPLVFPGLVATSVFSFISAWNDFLFAKSFIISDTSQSTLPMALLVFYKPDDPDWGGVMAASTVMTIPVLVFFVLVQRRLVSGLGGAVKD; this is encoded by the coding sequence ATGTCCGGCAACGTTGTCCAAGAGGGCCGAGGGGCCCGGGGGGCCCGGGGGGCCCGGGGGATCCGGGGGATCCGGGGGATCCGGGGGATCCGGGGGATCCGGGGGATCCGGGGGATCCGGGGGATCCGGGGGATCCGGGGGATCCGGGGTGTTCACCGTTTCGTACGGCGGCCCTGGCGGCTGGCCGCCGAGGTGTCGGCGCTGCTGATCGCGGCCGTCGTCGCCTTCCCCCTTTACTGGATGGTGCTCAGCGCCTTCAAACCGGCCGGCGAGATCGAGTCGACCGAGCCGCGTCCCTGGACACTCGACCCTTCCCTGGACTCCTTCCGGCGTGTCTTCGGGCAGCAGGAATTCGGCCGGTACTTTCTCAACAGCCTGGTCGTCGCCTGCACGGTGGTCGTCGTCTCGGCGCTGATCGCCTTTCTCGCGGCGACCGCCGTGACCCGATTCCGGTTCCGTTTCCGGACCACCCTGCTGATCATGTTCCTGGTGGCCCAGATGGTGCCCGTGGAGGCGCTCACGATCCCGCTGTTCTTCCTCATGCGGGACTTCGGGCAGCTGAACACGCTGGGCGCCCTGATCCTGCCGCACATCGCCTTCTCGCTGCCGTTCGCGATCTGGATGCTGCGGGGTTTTGTGAAGGCGGTTCCGGAGGCGCTGGAGGAGGCCGCGTACATCGACGGGGCGAGCCGGTCGCGATTCCTCTGGCAGATCCTTTTCCCGCTGGTCTTCCCGGGGCTGGTGGCCACCAGCGTGTTCTCCTTCATCTCGGCCTGGAACGACTTCCTGTTCGCCAAGTCGTTCATCATCAGCGACACCTCCCAGTCGACGCTGCCGATGGCCCTGCTGGTCTTCTACAAGCCCGACGACCCGGACTGGGGTGGCGTGATGGCCGCCTCGACGGTGATGACGATTCCGGTGCTGGTGTTCTTCGTACTCGTGCAGCGCCGACTGGTGTCGGGGCTCGGTGGAGCGGTTAAGGACTGA
- a CDS encoding carbohydrate ABC transporter permease, giving the protein MRVVSGLSRSSSRPYLVTPWLYLAPALVILGGLLLYPIYQLGLISFFQYTQAQVSGGAPTTFEGFANYREIFSDRQFWQVLLATVLFAAACVVSTLGVGCALAVLLTRVRALPRLALMLAALGAWATPAVTGSTVWLLLFDPDFGPVNRVLGLGDHSWTYGRLSAFFLVLLEVVWCSFPFVMVTVYAGIRAVPAEVLEAAALDGASQLRIWRSVLAPMLRPILVVVTIQSVIWDFKVFTQIYVMTNGGGIAGQNLTLNVYAYQQAFASSRYSLGSAIGIVMLLILLAVTLVYLRLLRRQGEEL; this is encoded by the coding sequence GTGCGGGTCGTGAGTGGCTTGTCGCGCAGTTCCTCGCGCCCCTATCTCGTGACCCCCTGGCTTTATCTTGCCCCTGCTCTTGTGATCCTCGGTGGGTTGCTTCTCTACCCCATCTATCAGCTTGGGTTGATCTCGTTCTTCCAGTACACCCAGGCGCAGGTCAGTGGTGGTGCGCCTACCACCTTCGAGGGGTTCGCCAACTACCGGGAGATCTTCTCCGACCGGCAGTTCTGGCAGGTGTTGCTGGCGACCGTTCTCTTCGCGGCGGCCTGTGTCGTCTCCACACTCGGCGTCGGCTGCGCCCTCGCCGTGCTGCTCACCCGCGTTCGCGCCCTGCCCCGGCTCGCGTTGATGCTGGCGGCGCTCGGCGCGTGGGCGACGCCCGCGGTCACCGGGTCCACGGTCTGGCTGCTGCTCTTCGACCCCGACTTCGGGCCGGTCAACCGGGTGTTGGGCCTCGGCGACCACTCATGGACGTACGGCCGGCTCAGCGCCTTCTTCCTGGTGTTGCTCGAAGTGGTGTGGTGCTCCTTCCCGTTCGTCATGGTCACGGTGTACGCCGGCATCCGCGCCGTACCGGCCGAGGTGCTGGAGGCGGCGGCTCTCGACGGCGCTTCCCAACTGCGCATCTGGCGCTCGGTGCTGGCGCCGATGCTCCGCCCGATCCTGGTGGTCGTCACCATCCAGTCGGTCATCTGGGACTTCAAGGTCTTCACCCAGATCTACGTGATGACGAACGGAGGCGGCATCGCGGGCCAGAACCTCACCCTCAACGTGTACGCCTACCAACAGGCCTTCGCCTCCTCCCGGTACAGCCTCGGCTCGGCGATCGGGATCGTGATGCTGCTGATCCTGCTCGCCGTGACCCTCGTGTACCTGCGGCTGCTGCGCAGGCAGGGGGAGGAGCTGTGA